The Arachis ipaensis cultivar K30076 chromosome B03, Araip1.1, whole genome shotgun sequence region tctattattattgtaTCTTACCCTTGTAAATAACGTGTTATATTTACTTGATTAGAGTTGTTGCATATACAATAAGAAATAGACTTACATGATTTAATTTTAGACTATGGTCAATGGATGAATTAATTACATGGGATTTGTAGCTACATATAAGATAGTGTGTAAAATATTGGGTCAGTTGTCTTTGCTTGAGGCAGCTTCTGGAAGCTTAAAAGTTGGAGGCTTATCAACACCCCTTCTTGAGTACTCCCTCCATCTTCTAGCAGCAGCAGCAGCTCTTTTTGCTCTTTCTTTCACTTCCTCCTCTGCAATAAATTATTAACATCTCAAATATCATAACTGCCAATTTTGCATAGAGAATATATATCTCTCATATTTTGTGGTtgtgaaaataaaaaaacaaaaaattaattattctgttaatttttataattttattaaattttaaattaaatttttatagtttaaaagtttttaattaaaatcctatactaaatcaaaacttttaattaggtcttttctaattattttttgttaaaaaatattttttttgaaatattcgTTTTTATGTTTGACGTAGAATGAATTATGGAATATTCTAAAAACACATTCTAGAATGactgtatttttcttttaaaaaataactaataaaaaatttggttaaatTATAAAGAGTAATACAATAATTAATACATAAACCAAATCATAAGGCATAACTAGTCATATATCAGTTGTTCAATGTGTAAATGTGTAATTTGTATTCATTATTACATCTTGTAGTTTATTCTACTGCACACCTCTCGATCCAAAAATTATTGCATATTTATAGACATTTAGTGATTTAGGTGGATTGTGTGTCATTCATTTACAAAGTGGCAGAATATATTACCATTTATTATGAATAGATCCGTATTTTTATTGGAAATGTCACTTTATAAATGAAAGAAGCATATTCCAAATGCTCCATGATGAGAATGCAATAATTTATCCCTCCTCACCATTGAATGTGGTGTGTGATCTATATACGATGGGTCTCACATTCATTAACGTTATAGGTTCAAGTTGTGGAATCAGTGATGTGTCAAGTTACACCAGTTTTTGCAGTTTGACATGGCCATACCTGAACTTTGGTATTCTTTTGGTTTTGCCCATAAGTTGTCCCAGTATGAGTTTGTTGCATCAGTACCTTTCTGCTTCATCATTCTCACTTTTGCTTGCTCCTTCAAGAAACTCATCACATTAATAAAGTATTCAATTCAGGACATGGTTTTTTTGTGGAAAGATAAATCAGAATATAAGATTTATTACCAAGACTTTTGCTTGCCTCTTTTCCCATCTGCTACTTGCCTGTCATAAGATCAAGTTAAGAAGAAGTAGAACGCGTAAATAATCCACACATATATGGTACACTATGAATAATATCCTGAAAACCATTCTATTAATCCATAACATGATGACTTTATAACCTCTGTTTCAAGGGTTACGAACATTGGATGAATTATAGCATTATGGGCCTTATCAAAGCTGTAACAAGTTAAATTTCAAGTTGTGAACATAAACAATCACACCTTTATGCTTGAAGTTGAAGCAACCGAAATCGCAACCACAATTTAAAACCATTTGAGTTTGATTCCTTATCTAATGATACTTAGATGTTTTAAGTTGAAAATTCAAGGTAATTCAGCCAGGTTTTCGGAGCATGCAGAATATGGTCATTTCAAGCATATTTCAAACTGAGAAAGTCTATTGAACCCCCTCAACAAAATGCAAATTAAGAAGTTATAAGAAAAACTTTGAACATGCAAATAACTTACCATTCTGAAAACATCACTTGATGCTGACCCCATACCAGAAAGCATTAGGGCAACCTGCAGAGAGGTATAAAACAAAGAAGATGAAGACAGAAAACTCATGAATAGAGATCATAAGAGGGAAAAAAAATTGAAGGAAGAAACGGACTCCTTACATTAACTCTCTCTACACGGCGCATCTCGTCTTCAAGTAGTGACAATTGTGCAGCTGAAGTCCAATGAATGCAGTCAACAGggcttaaaaaataaaaaataaaagaaatcaacaaTCTCGATCGGCTTAGTTGCTTCACAAGGTTAAAATTCTAGCTCTTCGAGATTAGTATCTCACTGATGGCTCAAGATCCTACAGAAGGAGGCTCTTTTTGCAACATTATCATACCAAAGGTTATGAAGTTCTAAGATCTAATAGCATCAACAGATAATAATATATATCATCTAGAAACTTGAGGAGGAAAAGTTCTTGTTCACATATAAACATGAAACTGAATCCTGGTGTAATGGTACCTTGTTATGCCTCATAATGGATTTTAACTACAAATGAAGGTTCTGCATTTGGAATTAATGATCAGTTGAATGAGTTAACCCTTGGATGTTTCGATACATATGTATATTGTTGACAAAGGATGAATATCAAAACATGTGATTTGCATGCTTTCATGAAAATTCAATTGATATGCTTACATAATGCATCCCTATACTGAATAACactatatttttctttctttcattttggTAAAATGGATAGCCAAAAATTTTGAGAGTTTAGCTTGTCTATTATTGTGTGTTGAATCTGGAGTTCATGTGCTATGTTATTGTGTTTCATGTTTTGCGAATCACTCGAAATGTTAGTTTATACGATGTCGTATGGATTTCTCATCATGACTTGAATatgtttctcttctcttttttttttttttaactaagaNNNNNNNNNNNNNNNNNNNNNNNNNNNNNNNNNNNNNNNNNNNNNNNNNNNNNNNNNNNNNNNNNNNNNNNNNNNNNNNNNNNNNNNNNNNNNNNNNNNNNNNNNNNNNNNNNNNNNNNNNNNNNNNNNNNNNNNNNNNNNNNNNNNNNNNNNNNNNNNNNNNNNNNNNNNNNNNNNNNNNNNNNNNNNNNNNNNNNNNNNNNNNNNNNNNNNNNNNNNNNNNNNNNNNNNNNNNNNNNNNNNNNNNNNNNNNNNNNNNNNNNNNNNNNNNNNNNNNNNNNNataataataataataataataataataataataataataataataataataccaaGTATCAATTGCTTGTTGAACTAATTCAGGGTTCCCACATTGGCTGTATACTCTGGCTCTTCCAAAGTCCTCTTCTATTGAAAACACATCAGGGGCCACATTGGCACAATTTTTGCATCCTGTTCAGGAATTTTGCAACATAACAGGAATTTTTCAACTTACATAACTTTCTAGATATATCATTGCAAGACTAAGTAAAAAAGTACCTATGCAGCTGAATTCATCAACAAAAGCATGATCCTTTGGGCTAGAATCATCGAGGAAGGGATTTATTGATGTCAAAGAATAGCCGTGAATTTCGTCGTAAACCATGCGTTGAACAGGATCGCTTAGCACCTGCACACTGCAATAGTCAATTTACAATGCAGAAAACATAGGGTAAAGTTTCAATGAACATAATTTAAGATATTCAAAATGAAAAATACTGCATAGACTTCATTGATGAATGTGCAGAAATTTGTAGTCTCCGGGTCATTGCCACTCAAATCAGGGTGACAAGCTTTCATACAATTATAATAGGCCTTCTTGATCTGTGCCGGTGTAGCGTCCGGAAGCTAGTAAATTCCACCaaacaataaatttttattagtttcatttcattttttttttggtggaATATAAAATCATTCATACGTTTTTAtccattattttaaatttattgaaGCTTTTATGATtaagattttcaaaaatcatattacGAACTTAGTAACTATAATTGGAAAAGAATTAGTTAGTTGGCTAAAAGAAACTACCACTATTCCAATTGATAAGTGAATCATAATATTTTGATGAACATTAAtggtcaaaaca contains the following coding sequences:
- the LOC107630039 gene encoding uncharacterized protein LOC107630039, with amino-acid sequence MAQLLSPVQNPSLSLCPRTTSSWRVMPNAANSWSFVTHNGNRRAFNFGRLRVAAEESFSTTDAVADDYYAVLGLLPDATPAQIKKAYYNCMKACHPDLSGNDPETTNFCTFINEVYAVLSDPVQRMVYDEIHGYSLTSINPFLDDSSPKDHAFVDEFSCIGCKNCANVAPDVFSIEEDFGRARVYSQCGNPELVQQAIDTCPVDCIHWTSAAQLSLLEDEMRRVERVNVALMLSGMGSASSDVFRMASSRWEKRQAKVLEQAKVRMMKQKGTDATNSYWDNLWAKPKEYQSSEEEVKERAKRAAAAARRWREYSRRGVDKPPTFKLPEAASSKDN